A single window of Archangium gephyra DNA harbors:
- a CDS encoding protein kinase domain-containing protein: MQDGDETADRPIGWPPATSRPDERLSGLSGDSDLDDSFLQEVAHVPMPLRRPLPGEQLGGQDGRRFKLLEELGAGAMGWVLSAWDEQLRREVALKFLVPREELAGLALAEARAIARLDHENIVRIFDVAEWAGRPEAPRIPFLVMERLDGESLARLMQRERPGLRRTLEIMMAVAAGLAHAHEHHIVHRDLKPSNVLITRRGVVKLLDFGLAYLLDPTTALAPRLPMAGTPPYMAPEQWRGEALDERTDIWAAGVMLYEMLTGELPYVSTNLEELRARVLSPEPVPLLRERHPELPWELESLLAVMLAKDPARRLLSAAELQEELRELEEHLRPGRKQPRNVAPQRRQVTLVACRLQGLASLAGSMDAEDFGEWEAAFHRGFSKVIQQHGGFVTLCMGDEALACFGYPVAREEDSERAVHAGLLLVPSIREALGERMPWQDRPELKVQVGIHTSMVMLDDLPQELRGRTPGIQGEAPKVAAWLALQAGPDEVVLSREAHALVLRAFETETLGPRSYEGTRSVRVYRVLGARRTVSRFDRTLAVGGGLTPMVGRDREVQELLALWERARAGEGGFVLLSGEAGMGKSRLIQELRERIGREQALPLRLQCWSQFSTSAFHPLIEALQRLWLSPERSARENLRVLEEWLAPWALKPVQVGLLGSLLSLPVEESSPHLRLTPERQLEELLDALGTLLLRVAASHPVLLVVEDLHWADPSTLRMLGSLMERLGTARVLGVLSARPEFRPPWPARPEFHRLTLERLTAACTARLAKDMAGGRELPEAVLEQLVARTDGVPLFAEEMTRMLLEGGAAASIPVTLQELLLARLDTLPRRQKELAWWCAVLGRGFTREMLVTVTGLREAELRRDLAGLVAAGLLQRYEEPSGPCYQFRHALIQEAAYQSQTRGVRREHHRRIALALVEHFPSMVESRPELLAHHYTEAGELKPAIRAWKQAGLRASRRYANQEAVSHLTQALKLLRGLPDAASLLPDELELLLALGLPLVQLRGYHSPEVARVYERVRELFQQVGEGVARMELSYWGAYSYYFTQMKFQEAHEIAELQVELGRRQSNRELRVMGHRMMAIDSFTWGDMPAALAHIEQALEHSEEPSLEHHRALALKQAVNPRAVALAFSSVIHSALDEQEVARRHVHEALELAGRLGHPHTCASVFTYAALGAHIRRDARRTLEWAEQGVALAGEHRFLLWLWWSTLLKGWALAELGQAEEGLALMRRALEEWERSGFVIGTLHNSAMLADIYLKLGRAEEGLAAIEHALAPEKLRAGESSFEAYAHLVRAQLLVLSGRIPEARESFLQVLEVARRQGARIYARRVLTQWGRWLERPEPRPDESLPYS; this comes from the coding sequence ATGCAAGATGGCGATGAGACTGCTGACAGGCCCATCGGCTGGCCACCGGCGACGTCCCGGCCCGATGAGCGCTTGAGTGGACTGTCCGGGGACTCGGATCTGGACGACTCCTTCCTGCAGGAGGTGGCCCATGTGCCCATGCCTCTGCGCCGGCCGCTTCCCGGGGAACAGCTGGGCGGCCAGGACGGACGCCGGTTCAAGCTCCTCGAGGAGCTGGGCGCGGGCGCCATGGGGTGGGTGCTGAGTGCCTGGGACGAGCAGCTGCGGCGCGAGGTGGCCCTCAAGTTCCTCGTGCCCCGCGAGGAGCTGGCGGGCCTGGCGCTGGCGGAGGCCCGGGCCATCGCGCGGCTCGACCACGAGAACATCGTCCGCATCTTCGACGTCGCCGAGTGGGCGGGGCGCCCGGAGGCGCCTCGCATTCCCTTCCTGGTGATGGAGCGCCTGGACGGCGAGTCGCTCGCCCGCCTCATGCAGCGGGAGCGGCCCGGGCTGCGGCGAACGCTGGAGATCATGATGGCCGTGGCCGCGGGGCTGGCGCACGCCCACGAGCACCACATCGTCCACAGGGATCTCAAGCCCAGCAACGTCCTCATCACCCGCCGGGGCGTGGTGAAGCTGCTCGACTTCGGGCTGGCGTACCTCCTGGATCCCACCACCGCGCTGGCTCCCCGTCTGCCCATGGCGGGCACGCCGCCCTACATGGCTCCGGAGCAGTGGCGGGGCGAGGCGTTGGACGAGCGCACCGACATCTGGGCCGCGGGCGTGATGCTCTACGAGATGCTCACCGGAGAGCTCCCCTACGTGAGCACGAACCTGGAGGAGCTGCGGGCCCGGGTGCTGTCCCCCGAGCCCGTGCCGCTGTTGCGTGAGCGCCACCCGGAGCTGCCCTGGGAGCTGGAGTCGCTGCTGGCCGTGATGTTGGCGAAGGACCCGGCCCGGCGGCTGCTCTCCGCGGCCGAGCTGCAGGAGGAGCTGCGTGAGCTGGAGGAGCACCTGCGCCCCGGGCGCAAGCAGCCGCGCAACGTGGCCCCGCAGCGGCGGCAGGTGACGCTGGTGGCGTGCAGGCTCCAGGGGCTCGCCAGCCTCGCGGGGAGCATGGACGCCGAGGACTTCGGCGAGTGGGAGGCGGCCTTCCATCGCGGCTTCTCCAAGGTCATCCAACAGCATGGCGGCTTCGTCACCCTGTGCATGGGCGACGAGGCGTTGGCGTGCTTCGGCTATCCGGTGGCGCGCGAGGAGGACTCGGAGCGCGCCGTGCACGCGGGCCTGCTGCTGGTGCCCTCCATCCGCGAGGCGCTCGGGGAGCGGATGCCGTGGCAGGACCGGCCGGAGTTGAAGGTCCAGGTGGGCATCCACACCAGCATGGTGATGTTGGATGACCTGCCGCAGGAGCTGCGGGGGCGCACGCCCGGCATCCAGGGAGAAGCGCCGAAGGTGGCGGCCTGGTTGGCGCTCCAGGCCGGGCCCGACGAGGTGGTGCTCAGCCGCGAGGCCCATGCCCTGGTGCTGCGCGCCTTCGAGACGGAGACGCTCGGTCCCCGCTCCTACGAGGGCACGCGCAGCGTGCGGGTGTACCGCGTGCTGGGCGCGCGAAGGACGGTGTCCCGGTTCGACAGGACGCTGGCGGTGGGCGGAGGGCTCACCCCGATGGTGGGGCGGGATCGGGAGGTGCAGGAGTTGCTCGCGCTCTGGGAGCGGGCGCGGGCGGGGGAGGGGGGCTTCGTGTTGCTCTCGGGCGAGGCGGGCATGGGCAAGTCCCGTCTCATCCAGGAGCTGCGCGAGCGGATTGGCCGGGAGCAGGCGCTGCCCTTGCGCTTGCAGTGCTGGTCCCAGTTCTCCACCAGCGCCTTCCATCCCCTCATCGAGGCGTTGCAGCGGCTGTGGCTCTCTCCGGAGCGCTCCGCCCGGGAGAACCTGCGGGTGCTGGAGGAGTGGCTCGCCCCGTGGGCGCTGAAGCCCGTGCAGGTGGGGCTGCTGGGCTCGCTGCTGTCGCTGCCGGTGGAGGAGTCCTCGCCGCACCTGCGGCTCACGCCGGAGCGGCAGCTGGAGGAGCTGCTGGATGCGCTGGGCACGCTGCTGCTGCGGGTGGCCGCGTCGCACCCGGTGCTCCTGGTGGTGGAGGATCTGCACTGGGCGGACCCCTCCACGCTGCGGATGCTGGGCTCGCTGATGGAGCGGCTGGGGACGGCGCGCGTCCTGGGCGTTCTCAGTGCCCGTCCCGAGTTCCGCCCGCCCTGGCCCGCGCGGCCGGAGTTCCACCGGCTCACGCTGGAGCGGCTGACGGCGGCGTGCACCGCGCGTCTGGCGAAGGACATGGCCGGGGGCCGGGAACTGCCCGAGGCGGTGCTGGAGCAGCTCGTGGCCCGCACGGATGGCGTTCCACTCTTCGCCGAGGAGATGACGCGCATGCTGCTGGAGGGCGGGGCGGCGGCGTCCATTCCCGTCACCCTGCAGGAGCTGCTGCTGGCGCGGCTGGACACCCTCCCGCGGCGCCAGAAGGAGCTGGCGTGGTGGTGCGCCGTCCTGGGCCGCGGCTTCACGCGCGAGATGCTCGTCACCGTGACGGGCCTGCGCGAGGCCGAGCTGCGCAGGGATCTCGCGGGGCTGGTGGCGGCGGGTCTGCTGCAGCGCTACGAGGAGCCCTCCGGGCCCTGCTACCAGTTCCGCCACGCGCTCATCCAGGAGGCGGCGTACCAGTCCCAGACGCGCGGGGTGCGGCGCGAGCACCACCGTCGCATCGCGCTCGCCCTGGTGGAGCACTTCCCTTCGATGGTGGAGAGCCGGCCCGAGCTGCTCGCCCACCACTACACGGAGGCCGGGGAGCTGAAGCCGGCCATCCGCGCGTGGAAGCAGGCGGGGCTGCGCGCCAGCCGGCGCTACGCGAACCAGGAGGCCGTGAGCCACCTCACCCAGGCGCTCAAGCTGCTGCGAGGCCTGCCGGACGCCGCGTCGCTCCTTCCCGACGAGCTGGAGTTGCTGCTCGCCCTGGGCCTGCCGTTGGTGCAGCTGCGGGGCTACCACTCGCCCGAGGTGGCGCGGGTGTATGAGCGCGTGCGCGAGCTCTTCCAGCAGGTGGGCGAGGGCGTGGCCCGGATGGAGCTGTCGTACTGGGGCGCGTACTCCTACTACTTCACGCAGATGAAGTTCCAGGAGGCGCACGAGATCGCCGAGTTGCAGGTGGAGCTGGGCCGGCGCCAGTCCAACCGGGAGCTGCGGGTGATGGGGCACCGGATGATGGCCATCGACTCCTTCACCTGGGGGGACATGCCCGCGGCCCTGGCCCACATCGAGCAGGCCCTGGAGCATTCCGAGGAGCCCTCGCTCGAGCACCACCGGGCCCTCGCGCTGAAGCAGGCGGTGAATCCACGGGCCGTGGCCCTGGCCTTCAGCTCCGTCATCCACTCGGCGCTCGACGAGCAGGAGGTGGCGCGGCGGCATGTGCACGAGGCCCTGGAGCTGGCGGGCAGGCTGGGCCATCCCCACACGTGTGCCAGCGTGTTCACCTACGCGGCTCTCGGTGCGCACATCCGGCGGGATGCCCGGAGGACCCTGGAGTGGGCGGAGCAGGGGGTGGCGCTCGCGGGCGAGCACCGGTTCCTGCTCTGGCTGTGGTGGTCCACCCTGTTGAAGGGCTGGGCCCTGGCCGAGCTGGGGCAGGCGGAAGAGGGGCTGGCGCTCATGCGCCGGGCGCTCGAGGAGTGGGAGCGCTCGGGCTTCGTGATCGGCACCCTGCACAACTCCGCCATGCTCGCCGACATCTACCTGAAGCTGGGCCGGGCCGAGGAGGGACTGGCCGCCATCGAGCACGCGCTGGCGCCCGAGAAGCTTCGCGCGGGAGAGAGCAGCTTCGAGGCCTATGCGCACCTGGTCCGCGCCCAGCTGCTGGTGCTGAGCGGCCGGATACCGGAGGCGCGGGAGTCCTTCCTCCAGGTGCTGGAGGTCGCTCGCCGGCAGGGGGCGCGCATCTACGCGCGGCGCGTGCTGACGCAGTGGGGGAGGTGGCTCGAGCGGCCGGAGCCGCGGCCGGACGAGTCCCTGCCGTACTCCTGA
- a CDS encoding CHAT domain-containing protein, whose product MSSSGGWLEIEIDLVGGELRARGLGCRNEQPEPYTLGPGFTMDFLGALASRVSAAAGRGEPLGAGRAQAVQDLHGALFRGELQEVLARLREAFAGRPLLLRLMLREEGLQAFPWEALCEPRTEFGFLGNSPKLLPVRGVRSSEPWQPREVRGAVRVLAIAPLHEGAPGRLHEALHESLESGAVEWLEPLTGRRAGKAFLFEYLRPTAPHVIHFLGHGGLKEGKPVLRLADEEGEESWVPVELLAQQLQQVYGRGPLRLIVLEACEGAKPGALASAAELLARTGVDAVIAHLWPVRADVARRCSSAFYRALTGEGDVALSLNEARRQLLLDMKGSAEAFSPVLYLRGHDSVLFDFAGRKVLPHPSAGVPPPGARAPALALRKLLEEPFTLFVGDLWEGQDPILHGLYERLHRKLAGKMGVEPPAQALSALAQHFVLHLGKEALDAEFQQVFGQTDFMPPLAGALARRLGAGVHVTLLRLPVLELALARYRPDLTIHVIQPSLHVGGDATIMRREAGGDRWEQLKQVPASLEAEQGMVVLRLCSGYLPVHDFRQPFLTEDDYLLGARGLESLLTPDLAAWLQGELRLHPVLLLGLSMLNWNHRILLYRLFGGRQLDRGSLAILSPEAREQELWERGKGLPNGQGLQTLELTDEDLVAQLEALRVGEVA is encoded by the coding sequence ATGTCCTCCAGCGGGGGCTGGCTGGAAATCGAGATCGATCTCGTGGGCGGCGAGCTGAGGGCCAGGGGCCTGGGCTGTCGCAACGAGCAGCCGGAGCCGTACACCCTGGGGCCCGGCTTCACGATGGACTTCCTCGGAGCACTCGCCAGCCGCGTGAGCGCGGCCGCCGGGCGTGGCGAGCCGCTCGGTGCCGGGCGCGCCCAGGCGGTCCAGGACCTCCACGGGGCGCTCTTCCGGGGGGAGCTCCAGGAGGTGCTGGCGCGACTGCGCGAAGCCTTCGCGGGCAGGCCCCTCCTGCTGCGGCTGATGCTCCGGGAGGAGGGGCTCCAGGCCTTCCCCTGGGAGGCCCTCTGCGAGCCAAGGACCGAATTCGGCTTCCTGGGCAACTCGCCGAAGCTGCTGCCCGTGCGCGGGGTCCGCTCGTCGGAGCCCTGGCAGCCACGCGAGGTGCGAGGGGCGGTCCGGGTGCTGGCCATCGCGCCCCTGCACGAGGGCGCGCCCGGCAGGCTGCACGAGGCACTTCACGAGAGCCTCGAGTCGGGTGCGGTCGAGTGGCTCGAACCCCTCACGGGACGCCGGGCTGGCAAGGCCTTCCTCTTCGAGTATCTGCGGCCGACCGCTCCCCATGTCATCCATTTCCTCGGTCACGGCGGGCTGAAGGAGGGCAAGCCCGTGCTCCGGCTGGCGGACGAGGAGGGCGAGGAGAGCTGGGTGCCGGTGGAGTTGCTGGCGCAGCAGCTCCAGCAGGTGTACGGCAGAGGCCCCCTGCGCCTCATCGTCCTCGAGGCTTGCGAGGGAGCGAAGCCCGGTGCCCTGGCCAGCGCCGCGGAGCTGCTGGCACGCACCGGGGTGGATGCCGTCATCGCCCACCTGTGGCCGGTTCGCGCGGATGTGGCCAGGAGGTGCTCGAGCGCCTTCTACCGCGCGCTCACCGGCGAGGGGGACGTGGCGCTCAGCCTCAACGAGGCGCGGCGGCAGCTCCTGCTGGACATGAAGGGCAGCGCCGAGGCGTTCTCGCCGGTGCTGTACCTGCGGGGCCACGACTCCGTGCTGTTCGACTTCGCGGGACGCAAGGTCCTGCCCCACCCCTCCGCCGGGGTTCCACCGCCCGGAGCGCGTGCTCCAGCGCTCGCGCTGCGCAAGCTGCTGGAGGAGCCCTTCACCCTGTTCGTGGGGGATCTCTGGGAGGGCCAGGATCCCATCCTGCATGGCCTGTACGAGCGGCTGCACCGCAAGCTGGCCGGCAAGATGGGAGTCGAGCCGCCCGCGCAGGCACTGAGCGCCCTGGCGCAGCACTTCGTGTTGCACCTCGGGAAGGAGGCGCTGGACGCCGAGTTCCAGCAGGTGTTCGGGCAGACGGACTTCATGCCGCCGCTGGCGGGCGCGCTGGCACGGCGGCTCGGGGCCGGCGTCCACGTCACGCTCTTGCGGCTGCCGGTGCTGGAGCTGGCCCTCGCCAGGTACCGGCCGGACCTCACGATTCACGTCATCCAACCCTCGTTACACGTGGGCGGGGACGCCACGATCATGCGGCGCGAAGCCGGAGGAGACCGCTGGGAGCAGCTGAAACAGGTGCCCGCCTCGCTGGAAGCAGAGCAGGGGATGGTGGTGCTCCGGCTCTGTTCCGGCTACCTGCCGGTCCACGACTTCCGCCAGCCGTTTCTCACCGAGGACGACTACCTGCTGGGCGCGCGCGGCCTGGAGAGCCTGCTGACCCCGGATCTCGCCGCATGGCTGCAGGGCGAGTTGCGCCTGCACCCGGTTCTGCTCCTCGGGCTCTCCATGCTGAACTGGAATCACCGGATATTGCTCTACCGGCTCTTCGGCGGGCGGCAGCTGGACCGCGGAAGTCTGGCCATCCTCTCGCCCGAGGCTCGCGAGCAGGAGCTGTGGGAGAGAGGCAAGGGGCTGCCCAATGGGCAAGGCCTGCAAACCCTCGAGTTGACCGATGAGGATCTGGTGGCCCAGCTCGAGGCGCTGAGGGTGGGAGAGGTCGCATGA
- a CDS encoding site-2 protease family protein, whose translation MDGVFKVITLRGVSLRVHVGAVLFALPCLAFAGQQSLLPLVSRLADIPLERLAGGPFVSLVSLFVWSLWAAVSLLLADLVHELAHTFYALRKGGQVSDITLPFFLPLFRRPRLSEARAGQFQSSALILLSGKTLKLTGGGSRITRMPEGHRQEAWVLLAGPVANLVLGGLCLGVFALLAEVPSYNLPFAVFYLGLINILFGLYNLLPSFPMDGGRLLRALLTGKLGRLRATRVAVRCGKGFAVLLGGWGRSSSSPAWRWPLTALSSLTWRCWPFSTWAPSSSRCTRGPTSRCAWRYRGHCWRRCGWGS comes from the coding sequence ATGGACGGAGTCTTCAAGGTCATCACCCTGCGGGGCGTCTCCCTCCGGGTGCACGTCGGGGCCGTCCTGTTCGCGCTGCCGTGCCTGGCCTTCGCCGGCCAGCAGTCCTTGCTCCCCCTCGTTTCGCGCCTGGCGGACATCCCCCTGGAGCGCCTCGCTGGCGGCCCCTTCGTCTCCCTCGTCTCCCTCTTCGTGTGGAGCCTGTGGGCGGCCGTGTCACTCCTGCTCGCGGACCTGGTGCACGAGCTGGCCCACACCTTCTACGCCCTGCGCAAGGGCGGCCAGGTCTCGGACATCACGCTGCCCTTCTTCCTGCCCCTTTTCCGCCGGCCCAGGCTCAGCGAGGCCCGGGCCGGCCAGTTCCAGAGCTCGGCGCTGATCCTGCTCTCGGGCAAAACCCTGAAGCTGACGGGGGGCGGATCGCGCATCACGCGCATGCCCGAGGGCCACCGGCAGGAGGCCTGGGTGCTGCTCGCTGGCCCCGTCGCCAACCTGGTGCTGGGCGGGCTCTGCCTTGGGGTGTTCGCGCTGCTGGCGGAGGTGCCCTCCTACAACCTGCCCTTCGCGGTCTTCTACCTGGGGCTGATCAACATCTTGTTCGGCCTCTACAACCTGCTGCCGTCCTTCCCCATGGATGGAGGCCGCCTCCTGCGTGCGCTGCTCACCGGGAAGCTGGGGCGCCTCCGGGCCACACGGGTAGCGGTCAGGTGCGGCAAGGGCTTCGCGGTGCTCCTGGGGGGCTGGGGTCGTTCCTCTTCTTCTCCCGCCTGGCGGTGGCCGTTGACAGCGCTGAGTTCCCTGACCTGGCGGTGCTGGCCATTTTCTACCTGGGCGCCCTCGTCTTCTCGATGTACGCGGGGGCCAACCTCGCGATGCGCGTGGAGATACCGCGGTCATTGCTGGAGAAGGTGCGGGTGGGGGAGCTGA
- a CDS encoding CBS domain-containing protein: MLAIFYLGALVFSMYAGANLAMRVEIPRSLLEKVRVGELMVRHTDAVAAGDTLAQVAEHMRLERRQALPVVEQGQVVGLVTLEAVRRIPVAERARRRVREVARPVPAVTPEASAWDALLEMGQYGVLQLPVVEEGVLVGTVSEEDVARELKLRELGEPLASGTRRHPVLAEHVLPTDVTPVLTFELATPRGISLRVHAFFRWLLGLWVLFVLPSYAFFRSFPGATDTADGAVLSVWGLGLWGLGGLVALALTGLAHELGHVFYALRKGGQVSEITLLMVGGVSRITGLPGGLKQEVSMALAGLATSLMMGVLFLGVGALLPGGASSHPSNPSLAFMGLGLFNLFVGFWNLLPSFPLDGGRLLRALLTGKLGRSRATRVVGWLGKGLAVLLAVGLFSFFFPLLLALSLYAGIKRETRALWMEPLLARVRAKELMVRHTGAVAAEDTLAQVARRMLLDRRQALPVVDQGQVVGLVTLEMVRRIPVAERARRRVREVARRVPAVTPEASAWDALLEMGQCGVPQLPVVEEGVLVGTLSGAEVERELTLRELREPRGSGPRRLVPRESPA; the protein is encoded by the coding sequence GTGCTGGCCATTTTCTACCTGGGCGCCCTCGTCTTCTCGATGTACGCGGGGGCCAACCTCGCGATGCGCGTGGAGATACCGCGGTCATTGCTGGAGAAGGTGCGGGTGGGGGAGCTGATGGTGCGGCACACGGACGCGGTGGCCGCGGGGGACACGCTGGCGCAGGTGGCCGAGCACATGCGCCTGGAGCGGCGGCAGGCGCTGCCCGTGGTGGAGCAGGGGCAGGTGGTGGGGCTGGTGACGCTGGAGGCGGTGCGGCGGATCCCGGTGGCCGAGCGCGCGCGGAGGCGGGTGCGCGAGGTGGCCAGGCCGGTGCCGGCGGTGACACCGGAGGCCAGCGCCTGGGACGCACTGCTCGAGATGGGGCAGTACGGGGTGCTGCAACTCCCGGTGGTGGAGGAGGGCGTATTGGTGGGCACCGTCTCCGAGGAGGACGTCGCGCGCGAGCTGAAGCTGCGCGAGCTGGGAGAGCCCCTCGCTTCAGGCACCAGGAGGCACCCGGTGCTGGCCGAGCACGTGTTGCCGACAGATGTCACCCCGGTTTTGACCTTCGAGCTTGCCACCCCGCGGGGCATCTCCCTCCGGGTGCATGCCTTCTTCCGGTGGCTGCTGGGCCTCTGGGTGCTGTTCGTGCTGCCCTCCTACGCCTTTTTCCGCTCCTTTCCCGGGGCGACGGACACGGCCGACGGCGCGGTCCTCTCCGTGTGGGGCCTGGGGCTGTGGGGTCTGGGAGGGCTCGTGGCGCTCGCCCTCACGGGGCTGGCGCACGAGCTGGGCCACGTCTTCTACGCTCTGCGCAAGGGCGGCCAGGTCTCGGAGATCACCCTGCTGATGGTGGGCGGTGTGTCGCGCATCACCGGCCTGCCCGGGGGCCTCAAGCAGGAGGTGTCCATGGCGCTCGCCGGCCTCGCCACCAGCCTGATGATGGGCGTGCTCTTTCTCGGGGTGGGCGCGCTGCTGCCGGGCGGTGCTTCCTCCCACCCGAGCAACCCGAGTCTCGCCTTCATGGGCCTGGGGCTGTTCAACCTCTTCGTTGGCTTCTGGAACCTGCTGCCGTCCTTCCCCCTGGATGGAGGCCGCCTCCTGCGCGCGCTGCTCACCGGGAAGCTGGGGCGCTCACGGGCCACGCGGGTGGTGGGCTGGCTTGGCAAGGGGCTCGCGGTGCTCCTGGCCGTGGGGCTGTTCTCCTTCTTCTTCCCGCTGCTGCTGGCCTTGTCGCTGTACGCGGGGATCAAGCGCGAGACGCGCGCGTTGTGGATGGAGCCGTTGCTGGCGCGGGTGCGGGCGAAGGAGTTGATGGTGCGGCACACGGGCGCGGTGGCCGCGGAGGACACGCTGGCGCAGGTGGCCAGGCGCATGCTCCTGGATCGGCGGCAGGCGCTGCCCGTGGTGGATCAGGGGCAGGTGGTGGGGTTGGTGACGCTGGAGATGGTGCGGCGGATCCCGGTGGCCGAGCGCGCGCGGAGGCGGGTGCGCGAGGTGGCCAGGCGGGTGCCGGCGGTGACACCGGAGGCCAGCGCCTGGGACGCACTGCTCGAGATGGGGCAGTGCGGGGTGCCGCAGCTCCCGGTGGTGGAGGAGGGCGTATTGGTGGGCACCCTCTCCGGGGCGGAGGTGGAGCGCGAGCTGACGCTGCGCGAGCTGAGGGAACCTCGCGGCTCTGGCCCCCGGCGCCTGGTGCCGCGCGAGTCGCCGGCCTGA